A single genomic interval of Malania oleifera isolate guangnan ecotype guangnan chromosome 11, ASM2987363v1, whole genome shotgun sequence harbors:
- the LOC131168208 gene encoding agamous-like MADS-box protein AGL12, with product MGRGKVQMKRIENPVHRQVSFCKRRTGLLKKAKELSILCDAQIGVFIFSSNGKLYELSTHGTMQELMKKYKESTTQGGSAAAGQPKEEEYVQQGTKEEVNMLKHEIDLLQKCLR from the exons ATGGGTCGAGGAAAAGTTCAGATGAAGCGAATAGAGAACCCAGTTCACCGGCAGGTTTCATTCTGCAAGCGCCGTACGGGGCTCCTCAAGAAGGCCAAGGAGTTGTCTATCTTGTGTGACGCCCAGATCGGAGTCTTCATTTTCTCCTCCAACGGCAAGCTCTATGAACTATCCACCCATGg TACCATGCAGGAGCTGATGAAGAAGTACAAGGAGTCGACCACCCAAGGGGGTTCGGCTGCAGCAGGCCAACCAAAAGAGGAGGAATACGTCCAGCAG GGCACAAAAGAGGAAGTTAATATGTTGAAACATGAGATTGATTTACTGCAAAAATGTCTCAGGTAA